In Xanthomonas campestris pv. phormiicola, the DNA window GATCGCTGGCGGGGAAGGTCTCTTCCAGCGCTTCGTCCTGATTGGCGTCGGCGTGGTGCTGGCGCGCCCGGTCTTCGTCCGTGGCATCCGCCGCCGCCTCGGGCGCATGCCGGTCCGCGCCGGTGCGCGGTTCGTGCTCGACGATGGTGGCGGGGCTGTCGCCGGCGCCGCGGTCCTCGCGGTCCTGGCCGTCGCGTTTGCCGCGCTGTTCGCCGGGGACGGGGTCGCTGCGCAGCGGGTCGGTGGGCGTGGACATGGCCGATTCCTCCTGTGGGGTAGGGCAACGCTGCGCCCAGTGCAGTGCGTTCCCGGTGAAGCCGCTGCGAATCGCAGCGCGTCCACGCGGCTGTCACGAACGCCTAACGGTACCGGCGCTACTGCTGCCTCCCCGCCGCCGCCGATGCCGCCCGGAGCTTTCGCCATGTGCCCCAGCGCCCGCCCCGATCCGCTGTTGTTCAATGCCCACCTGGATCCGTTGCCGGCCGCGCCGCCAGGCCGCCACGATGCGACCAGTGCGCATCCGCACGCCGCCGCGGACTACCGCCAGTACAGCCTGGCCGACTATCGCCAGCGCCGCGCCCGCCATGGCACCCCATGGCGCGACCTGTGCCCGGCCTATGCATTCGCGCTGCGCACCCACGCCGGCGGCTGGCCGCGCGCGTCCATGGCCGACACCGATGGCGAACTGGCCGCGCACTGGGAGCAGGTCCGCGGCGAATCGTGCCTGGACTGGCGCCAGGCAAGGCCGGTGATCGAGGATGCGTGGCAGGCGCTGGACCATCTGCCGGCGCCGGCGCTGCGCATGGAGGCGCACTGATGGCGCGCCCGATCTGGACCGGCACCCTGTCCTTCGGCCTGCTCAACGTGCCGGTGGCGCTGATGTCCGGCGAACGCCGCATCGACCTGCACTTCCGCATGCTCGATGCGCGCGACAAGCGCCCGATCCGTTTCGAGCGGGTCAACGCCGACACCGGCGAAGAGGTGCCGTGGAAGGACATCGTCAAGGCCTTCGAGTACAGCAAGGGCAACTACGTGGTGGTCGAGCAGAAGGACATCGCCTCGGCCGCGCCGGAAAGCCACGAAACGGTGGAAGTGGAGGCCTTCGTCGACGCCGCCGACATCGACCTGCGCTATTTCGAGAAACCCTACGTGCTGGTGCCGGGCAAGAAGGCCGAGAAGGGCTACGTGCTGCTGCGCGAGACGCTGCGCGCCACCGGCAAGGTCGGCATCGCGCGGGTGGTGATCCGCACCCGCGAATACCTGTCGGCGGTGCTGCCGCAGGAGGACGCGCTGGTGCTGATCCTGCTGCGCTATCCGCAGGAGCTGGTCGATCTGGAGGACTACACGCTGCCCAGCGGCAAGGCCGCCGACTACCGGATCAGCGCCAAGGAAACCGAGATGGCCGCGCAGCTGATCGGCTCGATGTCCGGCAAGTGGGATCCGGCGTCCTATCACGACGAGTTCCGCGAACGCCTGCAGGCGGTGATCCAGAAGCGGATCGAGGCGCAGGAAGGCACCGCGCAGGTGGACGACGAGACCGACGCGCCGCAGCGCGAGGATGCCGCCACCAACGTGGTCGATTTCATGTCGCTGCTGCAGAAGAGCCTGGACGCCAAGCGGCGCACGCCGGCGAAACAGGCCGAGGCGTCGGTCCCGGTGCGCAAGACCGCGAAGAAGCCGGCCAAGAAAGCGGCGAAGAAGGCCGCCAAGCCTGGCGCGACATCCGCGAGCAAGGCCAAGCCGGCGAAAAAGCCCGCCGCAAGCAAGCTGCCGGCGCGGCGCAAGGCGGGGTAGGGCGCGATGAGCCTGCGCGAATACGCCCGCAAGCGCCGCTTCGGCGCGACCCCGGAACCGGCCGACGACAGCGCCGCGGCGCCGTCGCGGCGGCCGATCTTCGTCGTGCAGCTGCACCACGCCAGTTCGCGCCACTACGATTTTCGCCTGGAAGCCGATGGCGTGCTGAAGAGCTGGGCGGTGCCGAAGGGGCCGTCGCTGCGCGTGGGCGAAAAGCGCCTGGCGGTGCAGGTGGAAGACCATCCGCTGTCCTATGCCGGCTTTGCCGGCGATATTCCCGACGGCCATTACGGCGCCGGCCATGTCGAGGGGTTCGACCACGGCACCTGGTCGTGCGACGGCGAGCCGCTGGCCGCGATCGCCGCCGGCAAGCTGGATTTCGTGCTGCACGGCGAGCGCCTCAACGGCAACTGGAAACTGCTGCGCACCGCGCTGCGCGGCAAGCAGCCGCAGTGGCTGCTGATCAAGCGCGACGACGCGTTCGCCGCCGATCGCGAGGCCGACGACCTGCTGCAGGAGCCGCTGGCGGCCGCTGCCAAGCGCGCCGCCAAGGCGACCAAGGCGACCAAGGCGACCAAGGCGACCAAGGCCAGCAAGGCAAAACCCACGCGCGGCCAAGCGCCGGCCGCAACTGCCGCACCCCGCGCAGCGCGGCCGCGGCGCAGCGATGCGGCCTGGCGCAAGCGCGCGCTGGCGCTGGACGGCGCACGCGATGGTCCATGTCCGCCAGGCGAGCGCGCACAGCTGACCACCTTGCGCGAGCGCGCCCCCGACGGCGCGCAGTGGCTGCATGAGATCAAATGGGACGGCTATCGCCTGCTCGCCGATCTCGAGGCCGGCCAGGCCACGCTGCGCTCGCGCAACGACCAGGCCTGGACCGAGAGCTTCCCCGGGGTCGCGCACGCGGTGCAGGCGCTGCCGGTCAGCCAGGCGCGGCTGGACGGCGAGCTGGTGGTGCTCGACGCGGACGGCCGCAGCGATTTCTCCGCCTTGCAGCGGGTCATCGACGGCAGCTCCAGGCAGCCGCTGCGCTACCTGGCGTTCGATCTGCTCGGCGTGGCCGGGGTGGACCTGCGCGACGTGCCGCTGCTGCAGCGCAAGCAGTTGTTGCGCACGCTGCTGGGCGATGCGCCGGGCGTGCTGGCCTACAGCGATCACGTGCTCGGCCATGGTCCGGAGGTGTTCGCCGCCGCGGCCGCCAAGGGCTACGAAGGCGTGATCAGCAAGCGCGTGGACGCGCGCCATCACGGCGGCCGCGGCGGCGACTGGGTCAAGACCAAGCACGAGAACAGCGACGAGTTCGTCATCGTCGGCTACACCGATCCCAAGGGCGCGCGCAATGGCTTCGGCTCGCTGCTGCTGGCGCAGCACAGCGATGGCGGGTTGCGCTATGTCGGCCGTGTCGGCACCGGCTTCGACGAGGCCGGCCTGCAGCGGTTGCTTGCGCAGCTGCAGGCGTTGCACAGCGAGCAGGAGGTGGTGGATCTTCCTGCGCATGCGCCGTTGCCGCGGCGCAGCGTGCACTGGGTGCGGCCGCAGCTGGTCGCCGAAGTCGCCTTCCGTGGCTGGGCCAAGCAAGGCTTGCTGCGCCAGGCCGCGTTCAAGCGCCTGCGCGAGGACAAGCCGCTGCAGGATCTGGGCGGCGATCGTGCGCCGCCGCCGCCCGCGCGCCGTGGCAACCACGCCACGGCGGCACGCGTGGCCACGCCGGCAAAGGTGGCAGCGGCCACGCGCGCGGCGGCAAGGACCGCGCAAGCCAAGGGCAAGCAAGGCCAGGCCGGAATCGGCAAGGCTGCGAAAGAGCGGGCTGCGAACGGCCCGGCCGCGAAAGCGCAGGTCAGGGCCGCGCCGCGCGCGTCGAAGGCGCGCAAGGCGGTGTCCAGCGCCGCGGCCGCGGCCGATGCGGTGACCGTCACCCATCCCGAGCGCGTGGTGTATCCGGGCGCCGGCATCAGCAAGGGCGAGGTTGCCGACTACTACCGCGCCATCGCGCCATGGTTGCTGCAGGAAGTCGCCGGCCGTCCGTTGTCGTTGCTGCGCTGCCCCGACGGCGCCGGCGGCGAATGCTTCTTCCAGAAGCACAACAATCGCGCGCTCGGCCAGCACGTGCACGCGATCGCGCTGAAGCAGAAGAGCGGCACCGAGGATTACCTGTACATCGACGATCTCGCCGGCCTGCTGGAGCTGGTGCAGATGAACACCCTGGAGCTGCATCCCTGGGGATCGACCGTGGACGATCCCGAGCACCCGGACCGGCTGGTGTTCGACCTGGACCCGGGCGAGGGCGTGCGCTGGACGCAGATCAAGGCGGCCGCGCGCGAGATCCGCGCCCGCTTGCGCGAGGCCGGGCTGGAGAGTTTCGTGCGCCTGTCCGGCGGCAAGGGCCTGCACGTGGTGGTGCCGATCGTGCCCGGCGCGGACTGGGAGCAGGCGCGCGATTTCTGCGAAGCCTTCGCCCAGGCGCTGGCCGCGTTCGCACCCGACCGCTACGTGGCCACGATGAGCAAGGCCAAGCGCAACGGGGTGATCTTCGTCGATTGGCTGCGCAACGGCCGCGGCAACACCAGCGTGTGCTCGTGGTCGCTGCGCGCGCGCGAGCACGCCACCGTGGCGGTGCCGCTGCGCTGGGAGGAACTGGCGCGGATCGCCTCGCCGCAGGCGTTCCCGCTGGCCAAGGCGCTGCAGCGCGCCGCGCGCCTGCGCGAGCATCCGTGGAAGGAGATGGAGACGCTGCAGCAGCGGTTGCCGGGGAGCTGAGCCGGACGGATTGCGGCGTCCCGTTGTCTGCCTTTCCGGCATCTGGTGGCGAACCGCGTCGCGACTGAAGGGCACCTCCAACAACTCCAAAAAACTCGGCTAAAACGCTCGCAAGTCATTGATGCGTATAGCGTGAAATTTTGGGAATTGAGGTTGTTAGAGGTGCCCTGAAGTCGCTCCCACAACAAGCGGCGTGTCTCGCACACACATCTCAGCTCTCGTATCCATTGTGGGAGCGACTTCAGTCGCGACGAACGAAGTCTTGAGCCATCCGTTGGCGCCGACCCTTGCAAACCGACGGCATCTCCGCGGTGCCGCACTCGGCGGCATGCGCCAGCGCCACGCGCGATGCAGACACGCGATGCTCGCCGCGTCGCGGACCCGCGGCGCCGATGCCGAAGCGGACTACGGCGACACGGCGGACTCGCGGGTGACCCGCGCCAGCGAATCGCGCGAGATCGCCGCGATCGACTTCGCCCCGGTCAGCGTCATCGCCACCCGCATCTCCTTCTCCACCAGGGTCAGCAGGTTCTCCACCCCGGCCTGGCCGGCCGCGGCCAGCGCATAGACGAAGGCGCGGCCGAGCAGCACCGCGTCGGCGCCGAGCGCGAGCATGCGCACCACGTCCAGGCCGCTGCGGATGCCGGAGTCGGCCAGGATCTTCAGCTCGCCCTTCACCGCGTCGGCGATCGCCGGCAGCGCGCGCGCGCTGGACAGCACGCCGTCGAGCTGGCGCCCGCCATGGTTGGAGACCACGATGCCGTCGGCGCCGAAGCGCACCGCGTCGCGCGCATCGTCCGGATCGAGGATGCCCTTGATCACCATCGGCCCGGTCCAGAACTCGCGGATCCACTCCAGATCCTTCCACGAGATCGACGGGTCGAAGTTCGCGCCTAGCCAGCCGATGTAGTCGGCCAGCCCGGTCGGGTGGCCGCGGTAGGCGGAGATGTTGCCCAGGTCGTGCGGCCGCCCCAGCAGGCCCACGTCCCAGGCCCAGCGCGGATGGGTCGCGGCCTGCAGCATGCGCCGCAGCGGCGCATTGGGCCCGCTCATGCCCGAGTGCGCGTCGCGGTAGCGCGCGCCGGGCGTGGGCATGTCCACGGTGAACACCAGCGTGGTCACGCCGGCGGCCCTGGCCCGTTCCAGCGCGTTGCGCATGAAGCCGCGGTCCTTGAGCACGTACAGCTGGAACCACATCGGCCGCGCGATCGCCGGCGCCACTTCCTCGATCGGGCACACCGATACCGTGGACAGGGTGAACGGCACGCCCTTGGCCGCCGCGGCGCGCGCGGCCTGCACCTCGCCGCGGCGCGCGTACATGCCGGTCAGCCCGACCGGGGCCAGCGCCAGCGGCAGCGCCAGGCGCTCGCCGAACAGCTCGGTCTCCAGGCTCAGCGCGGCCATGTCGCGCAGCACCCGCTGGCGCAGCGCGATGTCGGCCAGGTCGGCGACGTTGCGCCGCAGCGTGTGCTCGGCGTAGGCGCCGCCATCGATGTAGTGGAACAGGAACGGCGGCAGCCGCGCTTGCGCGGCGGCGCGGTAGTCGGAAGCGGCGGAAATGATCATCGGCGCGGTCGTCAGGGAGAGGAGGGCAGGCGCGAGGCGCGCGCACGGCGCGCCTCGTCCTCGTCGAGGCTGCGCAGCGAGGTGTGCACGAAGGCCAGGTGCGCATGCGCGGCATCGCGTGCGCGTTCCGGCTCGCCGGCCAGGATCGCGTCGCACAGCGCGCGGTGCTGCGCCAGCAGCGGCGCGAAGGTGCGCGGCGACTGGAACAGCTTGTGCCGGCTCTGCGAGATGTTGGTCTGCAGCAGGTCGAACAGGCCGCGCATCACCTGCAGCAGCACGCGGTTGTGCGCGGCCTCGGCAATGGCCAGGTGGAAGTCGGCGTCGGCGCGCGCCTCGGCGGCCGCATCGCCCTGCGCATGCGCCTGCAGCATCGCCTCGAACGCAGCGGCGATGCGCGCGCGGTCGGCGTCGGTGGCGCGCAGCGCGGCATGCCAGGCGGTGGCGCCTTCCAGCGCATGGCGGGTCTCCAGCACGTCGAAGCGGTATTCCGGATCGCCCTGCAGCAGCGGCAGGAACGGTTGCAGCGGCGCCACCACCCGCTCTTCGGGCGTGTGCGGCCGCTGCACGTAGGTGCCGCCGCCGGCGCGCGCGCGCAGCAGCCCCTGGCTGGCGAGCTGGGCGATGGCCTCGCGCAATGCGGTGCGCGAGACGCCCAGTTCCAGCGCCAGGGTGCGCTCGGCCGGCAGGCGCTGTTCCGGCTGCAGCCCGCGTTGCGCGATCAGCGCACGCAGCTGCGCGGCGACGCGATCGCTGAGCCGGCCGCCGCCGGGCGTGGCCGCGGTCGCGGTCGCCTCGGGCACTGCATCGCGGGGGCCGCCGCTTGCCGCCGGCCGGGCCGGCGTGCCGCTTGTCGCGGATGCGGATGAATTGGTCATACCAATGTCTTCGGGCGGCACGCCGGGGTGGTCATTAGATCGCCGTGCGTTCCGCAAAGTCAATTGCAGAAGGGAGGAGGCGTCCGATTTTGGTCGTACCAATCACAGCATCCCGTAACGCGCCATCGTCGCAGCCAGCACGAACACCAGCCCCAGTAGGCCCAGTTCGGCGCAGACGAGGCGGTACAGCGCGGCCACCTGCACCGGCGGCGGCACGAACCCCGGCTGCAGGCGGCTCTGGCGGCGCCAGCGCAGCAGACGCAGCGTGGGCAGCAGCGACAGCAGCCCGATTGTCGCGAACACGCCCAGCTTGGCCCAGAACCAGGGGTTGTGCAGGTAGTAGTCCGGGCCCTTGAGTCCGTAGCGCACGCGCAGGCCGCCGACGATCAGGATCAGCAGCGCCGCCACCCCGTACGCGGCGTCCGCGCGCAGCAGCCGCGCCAGTCGCAGCGCATGCGGCGGTTCGCGCAGCAGCGTCCATTCGATCACCAGCGCTGCGCTCAGCAGCAGCAAGGCCAGGTGGTGCAGCACCGCGAGCAGCAGGTCGAGCGCGCCCATCGACCGCACCTCACCAGACGAACGGCAGCAGCCGCCAGCTGTGCGCGGCGTAGTCGGGGTACTCGCGCGGGAACGCCTGGGTCAGCGCGGCTTCCTCCACGCGGATGCGGCGCAGGAATGCCCAGGTCACCGGCAGCACGATCACCAGCAGCGACAGCACGTTGCCCAGGCCGACCGCCAGTCCATAGAACGCCAGCAGCGCGCCGGTGTAGGAAGGGTGGCGCAGATAGCGGTACGGCCCATGGCGGATCAGCCGGTGGTCGTCCTGGATGGTCACGTCCACCGTGAACCAGCGCGCCAGCACCCGGATCGCCCACAGCCGCAGCGCCAGCCCGCCGGCCAGCAGCGCGCAGCCCAGCCAGCGCGCCGGCTCCTGCAGCGCCGGCGCATAACGCCACACGCCGACGAAGGCCAGCAGCACGCCCACCGCCACCGCTGCGTACAGCACGCGCCACAGCAGCTGCAGCGTGCCCTGGTCGCGCGCGCCTCCATCGGCCGCGCGGCGGCGGTGGCTGAGCAGCAGTTCGTAGACGCCCCAGGCCAGATTGAGCGCGATGAACAGCGTATCGGGAAGATGCATGGCATGACTCCGTGGATGGATGGATCAGGAAGAATGCGGAAGGACGGCCAGCACGGCGGATAGGATCAGCAGCCAGTGAACGACGATGTTGGGCCATAGGCGGCCACTGACGATGAACTGCAGGCACAGTGCCAGGCCCCATAGGAAAAACCACCAGAACTGGTCGATCGACTTGAGCCCGTGCTGGAACACGAAGGCCAGCGTGGCCACGCCGCTGGAAACCCAGGCACCCAGTCCCCGGCTGCGCAGCGCCTGCAGTGCGAAGCCGCGGTAGACGAGTTCCTCGCACAGGCCGCCGAGCAACGCCATGCAGATGAACACCATGCGGCTGGCGGTGCTCTGCGGCGCCAGGTTGGCCAGGTCGGAAAGCTTGGCCGGATCGACCGCGCCGGTGAGTCGGAGCGCGAATTCGACCGTTGCCACCAGGCACAGCGCGAACAGCAGGTAGCCGCCGATCAGGGCGACGCTGCCCCGCCGGCCGAACCCATAGCCAAGATCGCGCCAGTGCCAGCCGCTGGCACGCAACACGCAGCGAAGCAGCAGGAGTTGCGCGGCATACCAGAGCGTCACCAGGATCCAGAACAGGCTCTGGAAATCCAGGCCATGCGCCAGGACCACGGGTCGGGCGAGCAAAAGCAGCGACAGCAAGGTGGAGCCCAGCGGCAGGCCGAGCAACAGGCCCAGCAGATAGCGCATCGGCATCGGGGAAGGCGGGTTAGGGCGGGTCATGGCGGCGTCCATGCGGTGGTCGTTCAAGTCTGGCCGTCCGCGCCGCTGCCGACAGCAGCCGCTGGTCATCGATCCGACATGCCGGAAGTCACTTTCTGCGCTGGCCCCATTGCCGGCCAGGTGGCGCGCGGTCAGCATGCGCGGCATGAACGGTTTCCTGCGCGAGCTCCTCGAACCCAAGCGCCTGGCGGCGCTGGTTACCGTGGCGACCGTCCTGTGGTCGTTCCAGCTGGAGCCGCAGGCGCCGGCCGCCTGGCGCTGGACCGCGATCGGGGTGTTCGCCCTGCCGCTGCTGTTGAGCGGGACCGTCCTGTCGCCACCGCGCCTGCGCGACGTCCTCGTCTGGCTGCAGGCAGGTGCTGCGCTGGCCCTGGTGTGGATGGAACCGCGCGCCGGCACCGCGCCGGTATTGCTGGTGGTTGTGGTCGCGCGCGTGGCGTTGGTGTGGGAGCCGCGTCGGGTGCTGCTGATGGTGCTGCTGGTCAACCTCGGTACGTTCCTGGTGCTGCACGAGGCCGGATTCCGGCGTGCGCTGGCGGTGACCCTGATCTACGCCGGCTTCCACGCCTTCGCCGCGCTGACCGCGCACTACGCGCGCACCACCGAACTCGCCCGCGAAGCGCTGGCCCGGGTCAACGCCGACCTGCTGGCCACGCGCGCGCTGCTGGCCGACAGCGCCCGCGACGCCGAACGCCTGCGCCTGGCGCGCGAGCTGCACGACGTGGCCGGGCACAAGCTGACCGCGATGCGGATCAACCTGCGCCTGCTGCTGGCCGATCCGGACCTGGCGCGGCGCGAGGAACTCGGCGTGGTCGAGCGCCTGTCCGGCGAGCTGCTGGCCGATATCCGCAACGTGGTGCAGTCGCTGCGCGACGACCGCGGCCTGGACCTGGAGACTGCGCTGCGCGCGCTGGCCGCACCGTTCCCGCGGCCGCAATTGCGGCTGCAGATCGCACCGGACGTGCGCATCACCGATCCGCAGCTGGCCGAGACCCTGCTGCGGCTGGTGCAGGAAGCGCTGACCAACGCCGCCCGGCATGCCGATGCCGATGAGGTACAGATACGTCTGCATCATGAGGATGGGCAATTGCGCGTGGACATCGAGGACGACGGCCGCCGTGCCGAGCGTATCCAGGAAGGCAACGGCATCGCCGGCATGCGTGAGCGCCTGGCCGCGTTGCGCGGCCGGCTCGAGCTGGGCCGCACGCCGCTGGGCGGCATGCAACTGACCGCGCGACTGCCGCTGTGAGCGGCTTGCGCATCGCCCTGGCCGACGACCAGATCCTGGTGCGCGCCGGCCTGCGCGCCTTGCTGCAGACCCAGGGCATCGTCGTGGCCTGCGAGGCCGACGACGGCGAAGCGCTGCTGGCCGCGCTGGCGGCCACGCCGGTGGACGTGGTGCTCAGCGACATCCGCATGCCCGGGCTGGACGGCATCCAGGCGCTGCAACGGCTGCGCGCGCGCGGCGACGCCACCCCGGTGCTGCTGCTGACCACCTTCGACGACGCCGACCTGCTGCTGCGCGCCACCGACGCCGGCGCGCAGGGCTTCCTGCTCAAGGACGCCGCACCGGAGGACCTGCGCGATGCGATCGTGCGCGTGGCCGCGGGCGAGACCCTGCTGCAGCCGGTCAGCACCGACCCGGTCCGCGCGCGCTACCGCTACCGCGACGAGGACGCGCCGCGCGACACCTTCAACGAACGCGAAGTGGCGATCCTGCGCCTGCTCGCCGGCGGCTATTCGAACAAGGAGATCGCGCGCAGCCTGTTCCTGGCCGAGGGCACGGTGAAGAACTACGTGTCCACGATCCTGGACAAGCTCGGCACCCGCGACCGCACCCGCGCGGTGCTCAAGGCGATCACGCTGCGGGTCATCTGAGCGGGCGGACACGGCACGCGTGTCGCGAGGCCGGCGGTGGATGCAGTCGCGACTGAAGTCGCTCCCACAATGAAGCCGAGGGCTGCGGTATTCCGGCAGCGAACGTCGCCCCTTGTGGGAGCGACTTCAGTCGCGACGCGCAGACCCGCAACGGCTGCAGCCAAAGCGGCATGCCAGGAACACGTTCCACCGATCGGCCGTGCCAGTCCAGCGTCCAGCCTCACAGATCCGCACTAGGACAGCCGCCGCATGCCGCGCCATGTCCATACCATGCCGTCTGCTGCACTCGGCCCTTCTGCGCACGCCGCGCAGACATTAAGATGCCGCGGGGCATCTTGCCGAGAGGACACCACGTTGATCATCCACCCGAAAGTTCGCGGCTTCATCTGCACCACCACGCATCCGCTCGGCTGCGAGCGCAACGTGCTCGAGCAGATCGAGGCCACGCGCGCGCGCGGCGTGCGCAGCGACGGCCCGAAGAAAGTGCTGGTGATCGGCGCCTCCAGCGGCTACGGCCTGGCCTCGCGCATCACCGCCGCGTTCGGCTTCGGCGCCGACACGCTGGGCGTGTTCTTCGAAAAGCCGGGCAGCGACAAGAAGGCCGGCACCGCCGGCTGGTACAACTCGGCTGCGTTCGACAAATTCGCCAAGGCGCAGGGCCTGTACAGCAAGTCGATCAACGGCGACGCCTTCTCCGACGAAGCGCGCGCGCAGGTGATCGAACTGATCAAGACCGAGATGGGCGGCCAGGTCGACCTGGTCGTGTATTCGCTGGCCTCGCCGGTGCGCAAGCTGCCCGGCAGCGGCGAAGTGAAGCGCTCGGCGCTCAAGCCGATTGGCCAGACCTACACCGCCACTGCGATCGACACCAACAAGGACGCGATCATCGAGGCCTCGATCGAGCCGGCCACCGAGCAGGAGATCGAAGACACCGTCACCGTGATGGGCGGCCAGGACTGGGAACTGTGGATCGACGCGCTGGCCGCCGCCGGCGTGCTCGCGCCGGGCGCGCGCAGCGTGGCCTTCAGCTACATCGGCACCGAGATCACCTGGCCGATCTACTGGCACGGCGCGCTGGGCAAGGCCAAGGTGGACCTGGACCAGACCGCGCAGCGCCTGCATGCGCGCCTGCAGCAAAGCGGCGGCAGCGCCAACGTGGCGGTGCTCAAGTCGGTGGTGACCCAGGCCAGCGCGGCGATCCCGGTGATGCCGCTGTACATCTCCATGGTCTACAAGATCATGAAGGAAAAGGGCCTGCACGAAGGCACCATCGACCAGCTCGACCGCCTGTTCCGCGAGCGCATGTACCGCGCAGACGGCCAGGTGCCGGCCACCGACGAGCAGAACCGCCTGCGCCTGGACGACTGGGAACTGCGCGACGACGTGCAGGACGCCTGCAAGGCGCTGTGGCCGCAGGTCACCACCGAGAACCTGTTCCAGCTCACCGACTACGCCGGCTACAAACACGAATTCCTCAAGCTGTTCGGCTTCGAGCGTAAGGACGTGGACTACGACGCCGACGTGGATCCGGACGTGCGGTTCGATTGCATCGAGCTGTAGGGAGCCGGGATTGGGGATTGGGGATTGGGGATTCGGGATTGGAAAACGGCAGGCAGTGATGCCGGCCGTTTTCTTTGAGCTCCACGCGTCGCGACTGAAGTCGCTCCCACAAACTGAAGTCGCTCCCACAAACAGCGCCGGCCGCCGCGGAGACCGCGCGGGTTGCCACTGTGGGAGCGACTTCAGTCGCGACGCGGAAAACCAAGGCCGCCGCTGCGCCGAGCATTGCAGGAAGGTCCGCAGCGACTGCTCAATGGAAGCCGCCCGGCAGCTGAAGCGTGTCGCTGCTCGCGGCTGGAGCCGCGGGGATTCGGGATTGGGGATTGGGGATGCGTGATGGCGTCGATGCCGTGTTTTCCATGGGCGTCTTGGCATTGCGACCGCTTCATTTTCCTGTCGCGGCTGAAGCCACTCCTAAAGGGAACAGCGCGCGCGCTTTTTTGTAGACGGCTTCAGCCGCGACAGAAAAACGAATCGCCAGCAACGCCCACCCACTCGCAAAAACGCCGCAACCAACGCTCTTACGAATCCCGAATCCCGAATCCCCACTCCCGGCTTTTCACCGCTTCACATCGAACCGCGACGTCCCCACGCAGGCCTGCACGTCGGCTTCGCCCAGCGGATGGAAGTCGCCCGGCACCGAGTGCTTCAGGCAGCCGGCGGCCAGGCCGAAGCGGATCGTGGCGGTGTCGTCCCAGCCCTGGCTCAGGCCGTGCAGCACGCCCGCGGCGAACGCATCGCCGCCGCCGATGCGGTCGACGATGCCGGTCAGCTCCTCGCTCGGGACCTGCGCCACCGAGCCATCGCGGCGCAGCAGCATCGCGCCCAGGCTGTGGTGGTCCACGCTGTGCGCCACGCGCTGGGTGCAGGCCATCGCCTGCAGCTGCGGGAACGCGGCGAAGGCGTCGCGCGCGCCGGCTTCCACCCGCGCCTGCGCGCTGTCCTGCGGATACTGGTGGCCCAGCACCACGCCCAGGTCGCGGTAGTCGGCGAACAGCACGTCGGCCTGCGCCAGCAGCTGGCGCAGGATGCCCGGCGCGTCGCCGTTCCAGGCCTCCCACAGCTTGGGCCGGTAGTTGCCGTCGAACGACACGCGCACGCCGAGCG includes these proteins:
- the ligD gene encoding DNA ligase D; the encoded protein is MSLREYARKRRFGATPEPADDSAAAPSRRPIFVVQLHHASSRHYDFRLEADGVLKSWAVPKGPSLRVGEKRLAVQVEDHPLSYAGFAGDIPDGHYGAGHVEGFDHGTWSCDGEPLAAIAAGKLDFVLHGERLNGNWKLLRTALRGKQPQWLLIKRDDAFAADREADDLLQEPLAAAAKRAAKATKATKATKATKASKAKPTRGQAPAATAAPRAARPRRSDAAWRKRALALDGARDGPCPPGERAQLTTLRERAPDGAQWLHEIKWDGYRLLADLEAGQATLRSRNDQAWTESFPGVAHAVQALPVSQARLDGELVVLDADGRSDFSALQRVIDGSSRQPLRYLAFDLLGVAGVDLRDVPLLQRKQLLRTLLGDAPGVLAYSDHVLGHGPEVFAAAAAKGYEGVISKRVDARHHGGRGGDWVKTKHENSDEFVIVGYTDPKGARNGFGSLLLAQHSDGGLRYVGRVGTGFDEAGLQRLLAQLQALHSEQEVVDLPAHAPLPRRSVHWVRPQLVAEVAFRGWAKQGLLRQAAFKRLREDKPLQDLGGDRAPPPPARRGNHATAARVATPAKVAAATRAAARTAQAKGKQGQAGIGKAAKERAANGPAAKAQVRAAPRASKARKAVSSAAAAADAVTVTHPERVVYPGAGISKGEVADYYRAIAPWLLQEVAGRPLSLLRCPDGAGGECFFQKHNNRALGQHVHAIALKQKSGTEDYLYIDDLAGLLELVQMNTLELHPWGSTVDDPEHPDRLVFDLDPGEGVRWTQIKAAAREIRARLREAGLESFVRLSGGKGLHVVVPIVPGADWEQARDFCEAFAQALAAFAPDRYVATMSKAKRNGVIFVDWLRNGRGNTSVCSWSLRAREHATVAVPLRWEELARIASPQAFPLAKALQRAARLREHPWKEMETLQQRLPGS
- the lldD gene encoding FMN-dependent L-lactate dehydrogenase LldD, yielding MIISAASDYRAAAQARLPPFLFHYIDGGAYAEHTLRRNVADLADIALRQRVLRDMAALSLETELFGERLALPLALAPVGLTGMYARRGEVQAARAAAAKGVPFTLSTVSVCPIEEVAPAIARPMWFQLYVLKDRGFMRNALERARAAGVTTLVFTVDMPTPGARYRDAHSGMSGPNAPLRRMLQAATHPRWAWDVGLLGRPHDLGNISAYRGHPTGLADYIGWLGANFDPSISWKDLEWIREFWTGPMVIKGILDPDDARDAVRFGADGIVVSNHGGRQLDGVLSSARALPAIADAVKGELKILADSGIRSGLDVVRMLALGADAVLLGRAFVYALAAAGQAGVENLLTLVEKEMRVAMTLTGAKSIAAISRDSLARVTRESAVSP
- a CDS encoding DUF2214 family protein, producing MGALDLLLAVLHHLALLLLSAALVIEWTLLREPPHALRLARLLRADAAYGVAALLILIVGGLRVRYGLKGPDYYLHNPWFWAKLGVFATIGLLSLLPTLRLLRWRRQSRLQPGFVPPPVQVAALYRLVCAELGLLGLVFVLAATMARYGML
- the lldR gene encoding transcriptional regulator LldR, which encodes MTNSSASATSGTPARPAASGGPRDAVPEATATAATPGGGRLSDRVAAQLRALIAQRGLQPEQRLPAERTLALELGVSRTALREAIAQLASQGLLRARAGGGTYVQRPHTPEERVVAPLQPFLPLLQGDPEYRFDVLETRHALEGATAWHAALRATDADRARIAAAFEAMLQAHAQGDAAAEARADADFHLAIAEAAHNRVLLQVMRGLFDLLQTNISQSRHKLFQSPRTFAPLLAQHRALCDAILAGEPERARDAAHAHLAFVHTSLRSLDEDEARRARASRLPSSP
- a CDS encoding Ku protein codes for the protein MARPIWTGTLSFGLLNVPVALMSGERRIDLHFRMLDARDKRPIRFERVNADTGEEVPWKDIVKAFEYSKGNYVVVEQKDIASAAPESHETVEVEAFVDAADIDLRYFEKPYVLVPGKKAEKGYVLLRETLRATGKVGIARVVIRTREYLSAVLPQEDALVLILLRYPQELVDLEDYTLPSGKAADYRISAKETEMAAQLIGSMSGKWDPASYHDEFRERLQAVIQKRIEAQEGTAQVDDETDAPQREDAATNVVDFMSLLQKSLDAKRRTPAKQAEASVPVRKTAKKPAKKAAKKAAKPGATSASKAKPAKKPAASKLPARRKAG
- a CDS encoding phosphatidylethanolamine N-methyltransferase family protein, translating into MHLPDTLFIALNLAWGVYELLLSHRRRAADGGARDQGTLQLLWRVLYAAVAVGVLLAFVGVWRYAPALQEPARWLGCALLAGGLALRLWAIRVLARWFTVDVTIQDDHRLIRHGPYRYLRHPSYTGALLAFYGLAVGLGNVLSLLVIVLPVTWAFLRRIRVEEAALTQAFPREYPDYAAHSWRLLPFVW